A stretch of Pyrenophora tritici-repentis strain M4 chromosome 7, whole genome shotgun sequence DNA encodes these proteins:
- a CDS encoding ACT-7 domain containing protein: MDSSLTLLSANIRILDTQLALIHIPLHLYRNFLQSILQLVLPNATRSGLKNASGAVQPLKGWPCEHPFVNISITPVECSIVCSRALAIELFVSVLNLLDPQSRESVNITTEDFVVMQVDGEGLDAGQRVLELTSPLALAGIPIFFITTYFSDYILVPLRHRSQVVQALEERGFQFEKDTSSYVNSFSHGRKHSATSLEVQPPSTPPPTTISELQTRTFSTLKRRNIVPTVDSSIRLVQCAGRRDNHSRNNSTTSADDALHLGLVKCLITQPYPKFLSLTLTDTESAALLFDHTLLPHFVQDTLLGSRDEFLTPITLDLRDLPMESTGIVCGVAGRLVGETTGQLKEPVEMSYLSTARAGTVMVAEEELERALDALRGASANGVATSNE, from the exons ATGGACTCTTCGTTGACTTTGCTCAGCGCGAATATCCGAATTCTG GACACGCAGCTCGCCCTCATACACATTCCACTGCACTTGTATCGCAACTTTCTCCAGTCCATCCTCCAGCTAGTGTTGCCTAATGCAACTCGCAGCGGCCTCAAGAATGCATCTGGTGCCGTTCAGCCTCTCAAAGGCTGGCCTTGTGAACATCCATTTGTCAATATTTCCATAACGCCCGTGGAATGCTCTATAGTATGTTCACGAGCGCTTGCCATTGAGCTCTTTGTTTCTGTTCTCAACTTGCTCGATCCGCAATCGAGGGAATCTGTCAACATTACTACAGAGGATTTTGTGGTAATGCAAGTTGATGGCGAAGGATTAGACGCCGGACAGCGCGTTTTGGAACTTACCAGCCCTCTTGCTCTTGCTGGAAT TcccatcttcttcatcaCCACATATTTCTCCGACTACATCTTGGTTCCGCTACGCCATCGCTCCCAGGTAGTTCAGGCCCTTGAAGAGCGCGGTTTCCAGTTTGAAAAAGACACATCTTCCTACGTCAACTCTTTTTCACACGGCCGCAAGCACTCAGCTACGTCCCTAGAAGTCCAACCTCCGAGCACCCCTCCACCAACTACGATTTCCGAGCTTCAAACTAGGACGTTTTCCACGCTCAAACGTCGCAACATTGTCCCTACCGTTGACTCCAGCATTCGACTCGTTCAGTGCGCCGGCCGCAGAGACAACCACAGCCGCAACAACAGCACCACGTCCGCCGACGACGCCCTCCACCTCGGCCTCGTCAAATGCCTCATAACGCAACCCTACCCGAAATTTTTATCCCTCACGCTAACAGACACGGAATCCGCGGCTCTCCTCTTTGACCACACGCTCCTGCCGCATTTCGTCCAAGACACGCTCCTCGGCTCGAGAGACGAGTTCCTCACCCCAATCACCCTCGATCTCCGCGACTTGCCCATGGAAAGCACGGGCATCGTATGCGGTGTTGCGGGTCGGCTGGTGGGCGAAACTACGGGCCAGCTCAAGGAACCTGTTGAGATGAGTTATTTGAGTACGGCGAGAGCGGGAACCGTCATGGTGGCCGAGGAGGAGCTGGAACGCGCGCTTGACGCTTTGCGCGGTGCGAGTGCAAATGGGGTTGCGACATCGAACGAATGA